The genomic segment GGATGTAACTCGTGGTATTGATAGATTCGGTTCGTCTGTTACGGATCCAGGGTGACGCAGTGCCGATGGATGGAGGCTGGCCGACTCGCAGATGGACCGGAACGAATTCCCGTGACTCTCAACGACCCGCAGCCCGCAATTTGCGGTCAGGGGCCCTCGTGCTATGCGATGAAGATCAGAGGTCACTAACCGTGCGGAAATGGGGTCGCTTGTCAAAAAATCTGGCCCAGGGGATCCGTGACCGACTTTGCTCGCAAATCGGCTTGCGTTGCAGCCACTATTGAATTATGGCGGAGGGGGCGAGATTTGAACTCGCGGATAGGTTACCCCATCTCCGGTTTTCAAGACCGGCACGTTCGGCCACTCCGTCACCCCTCCACACCAGGCCGTAGCACACTCAGCGTCAGGATCGTTCGATTGTCTGAATTCCACCCATGTAGGGCTGTAGCACTGTCGGGACGGTCACCGTCCCATCCGGTTGCTGGTAATTTTCAAGAATGGCGACAAGGGTTCTTCCCACCGCCAACCCGGATCCGTTCAGTGTATGAATGAATTCTGGCTTGTTGTCTTTCTTCCCGGCCTTTGTCCGGCAGCGAATGTTCGCCCGCCGCGCTTGGAACGCTTCGAAATTGCTGCAGGAGGAAATTTCGCGAAACGTCTGCTGCGATGGTAACCATACTTCAATGTCGTAGGTCTTCGCTGCAGAAAACCCCATATCCCCTTTGCACAGTGTGATCACTCGATAGTGAAGTCCCAACCCCTGCAGAACGGCCTCGGCGTGCGAGGTCAATCTCTCCAGCTCGTCATAGGATTGTTCCGGTCTTACGAACGCGACGAGCTCGACCTTGTTAAATTGGTGGAGCCGGATGAGTCCGCGCGTGTCCTTCCCGTAAGATCCCGCTTCTCGTCGAAAGCAAGGGGTATAGGCCGTATACCGGATCGGTAACGATTCCTCGGCCAGGATCTCTTCCCGGTGCAGATTGGTGACCGGCACCTCTGCGGTCGGAATCAGGAAGAGTTCTTCATCTCGTAGTTGAAACAGATCGTCCTCGAACTTGGGCAATTGTCCGGTCCCGGTCATGGCCGTGCGATTGACCAGCAGCGGCGGCAGCACTTCCCGGTAGCCATGCTGTGTGGTGTGCATATCCAGCATGTAATTGATGAGCGCCCGCTCGAGTCGGGCTCCCAATCCGGTCAGTACGGCAAAGCGGGCTTTGGCCATGCGCACGGCGCGGTCGAAATCCAGAATGCCGAGCGCTTCGCCAAGATCCCAGTGGGATTGGGCCGGAGCCGAGAGCTGCGGCGGCGTTCCCCATCGGCGCACTTCAATATTGCCGGCCTCATCCCGGCCGTCCGGGACAGAGGCGTGGGGGAGGTTCGGAATGCGCAGCGCGATATGGGCCAACTGTTCTTCCACGACACGGAGTTGTTCCTCGTGGCTCTTGATCGTCTCTCCCAGGGCCTTCATCGCCGCCATAGCTTCATCGGCCGGCTGCTTCTCGCGTTTCAGCCGGGCGACGTCGTCCGATCCCTTTTTCAGCTGGTGCCTCAGTTCTTCGACCTGTATGGTGCGGGTTCGACGATCTTCCGTGAGTGTTCTCAGGTCTTCCCAGGCGACATCCTTCCCTCGTGACCCCAATTGGTCACGGAGTATGTCCAGGTTGTCCCGCAATACACGAAGGTCGTACATACACTCTCCCCTCTGAAGCGGCGAGAAATCTAACACCGGAGGCGTGCGTAGTCAATGAAACCAGTCGCCAAGCGAGGCCGGGGAAAGGCAATTGACAACGGGTGGGGAGGGCGGCACCATAGTGGCCGTGAAGCTTGTCTCCAACCCACCCAATCGCTTTGAATCCACGCGGCGGGAGGCGCTTGAGCCGTCGTCGCGTGTCGAGATTCAGCTCTTTGAAGACGACACGCACCAGATACTGAGTCGGAATGACAGCCCGGACCTTCCGTTTCGATGGAGTGTGAATCCCTATCGTGGCTGTTTCCATGCTTGCGCCTACTGCTATGCCAGGCCATCGCACGAATACTGGGGGTTCGGCGCAGGCTCCGACTTCGAATCCAAGATTGTACTGAAGCGCCGTGCCGCGGATCTTCTCAAGCAGGCGTTTGAGAAGCGAACCTGGGACGGTGAGTTGATTGTGTTTTCCGGCAACACCGATTGTTATCAGCCTATCGAGTCCACCCTTGGCCTGACGAGGGCCTGTCTCGAAGTGTGTGCTGCCTACCGGAATCCTGTGGGGATCATCACCAAGGGCGCGCTTCCGGTTCGCGATCTCGATCTGTTCAAACAACTGCAGGAACAGGCCTGGATCCGTGTGTATTTCAGCATCGCGTTTGCCGACGACGAGACGGCCCGTCTGGTCGAACCGCAGGCGCCGACCGTCAGCAAACGTTTTGAGACGATGCGGATTCTCTCGGAGGCCGGTATTCCCACGGGGATCTCCGTGGCGCCGATCATTCCAGGTTTGAATGAAGAAGCCATTCCCGAGCTGCTGTCTCGTGCCAAATCAGCCGGAGCGACTTCGGCCACCTGCAGCTTGTTGCGAATGCCGGGGAATGTGGAGGCCGTATTTCTGGATCGTATGCGCGAAGCGTTTCCTGACCGGATTTCGAAGATCATCCACCGGCTTCAAGAGGTGCGTGGGGGGAAACTGAGCGAGGGCGAGTTCTTCAGCCGGCATCATGGGAACGGGACTTACTGGCGCTGTGTCGAACAGTTATTTGACGTGGGCCGCCGTCGTGCCGGATTCGTCGAGGACGACCGTCCGGTTCCCGGAACCTTCCGCCGCCCGACAGCGCAGCAGTCGTTGTTCGATTAGGAGGAGAGTCGTGAGTCATAACCCGGGGTTTTTGAAGATTGTGGAGGAGGCACGGGGACGCGTACGCGAATGTACCGTTGCCGATGTGAAGGCCAGGCTGGATCGCGCCGAACGGTTTCATTTCGTCGACGTCCGCGAAGATGATGAATATGCGCAGGACCATGCGGCCGGGGCGATTCACCTCGGCAAGGGCGTCATCGAGCGGGATATTGAAACGGTGCTGCCTGATAAGCACGAGTCCATCGTGTTGTATTGCGGGGGCGGGTACCGGTCGGTGCTGGCTGCGGACAGCATACGCCTCATGGGCTACACCAATGTCATCTCGATGGACGGGGGAATCAAGGCCTGGCGCGCCGCCGGGTATCCCATCGAGAAGGGCCGGCGTCCGTAGCGTATGTCATTTTCCAGGCGCGAATTGTTCAACAACGCGGGGTTCGGTCTCCTGTTGCTACCGGCCCTCATGCGCTCCCCCAGGACCATTCTCGGCCATCTGCTGTTCGATCCGGACGGCCCTCTCGTTCCGCTCAAACCAATCCCCGACAATCCGTATCGGCGCAACGGCCGGTCGATCGTCGCGATCGTGTACGGCAAGGATCCCCGCCGCATGCTTCCACGCGCCGTCGATCTGTTGGGAGGGCTTGATTTAATGGGGATGCGCGGGAAACGCGTGCTGCTGAAGCCCAATGTGTTGAACGACCAGCCGCCTCCATGCACGACGAATCCGCAGGTGGTCGCGGTCATGGCGGCCATGGCCAAAGCGAACGGGGCCGCCGAAGTGGTGGTGGCCGATGGATCGGGAATCATCCGGCTTCCCACGTCCGCCAACCTGACGAGCACGGGGATGCGAGCCGCGGCGGAAGCGGCCGGGGCCCGCGTCCTGGCGTTGGAAGATGAACCCTGGGTGAAGATCGAGGCCCCTGAGGCTCAGGCCCTCCGGCAGTTTTATTTTTCCCGGCCGGTCTACGAGTCCGATGTGGTGATCAATATGCCGGTCATCAAGACCCATCGGTTTGCCGAGTATTCCTGTAGCCTCAAGAATTTTGTGGGGGCGGTTCATCCCCGGTATCGCCCATCGGTGACGTTCTGGACCGGTGACTGGCACGAGCGCATTGCCGAGATCAATCTGGCTGTGCACCCCGGCCTGACCGTGGCCGACGGGACGACGACCATGATCGAAGGGGGTCCGACATCCGGCACCCCGTCGAAAACGGATCTGGTAATCTGCAGCGGCGACCGGGTCGCGGTAGACCTGGTCGCCATCGCGCTGTTGCGGTTTTTCGGCACCTGGCCGAAGCTGCAGGGCAAGCGAATCGGGGATCAGCGGCAGATCAAACGCGCGGCGGCGTTGGGACTAGGGGTCGGATCAGGGCAGGACATTGAGCTTGTTACGGAGGCGGTGGACCCGGCTCCACCAGCGTTTGAACGGCTGGTGGAGCATATTCGGCGGGAGCTGCTCAGCGTATAAGTATTACTTGTTCGTGCGGTCGAATTCCTTGATGACCTGCTCGGTCAAATCGATGGTGTCTTTGTTGAAGATCACGATCTTCACGGTCTGCTCGCTGCCCTTGTCCAGCACCAGTTGATAGCCGCCCTTATCGGCGACGGCCTGAGTGGCGACGGCAATCTTCTTCATATAGTCGTCGACGAGTTCCTTCTGCTTGCCCTGCAGTTCCTGATTAAACTCCTGGGCGCGCTTCTGGTAATCCTGAATTTTGGCGCGGAAGGAGGTTTCCTTCTCTTTCTTTTCGTTGTCGGTCAGCTTGGAGGCCTGCTCCTTGATCTGCTTTTCAGTATTGCGTAACTCTTCCTCATCCCGGGACAGGAGCTTCTGGCGTGTCGCCACATACTCCCGCAACCCGTCCAGCGCCCGCTTACCGGCTTTGCTCTTTTCCAGAACCACTTGAGGATCGATCACCCCCATCTTGAATTCCGCCGCCGGACTTGTCGAGAACAGGCCGAGGGTCGCTGCGACGAGAACTCCGACCACTGCCGCGCGCTGGCCTGCTCCTTGCCACTTCACACCCATCTCGGGACTCCTTTCGCCGAAAAAAATGTCTGCCACAAACCTCGGGAGGATAGCCGCCCGTCGTGATCGTGTCAAGGAGGGCGCCGTCGAGGGGGCAGGCGAATTGACAGGAGGGATGCCGGTGGCTATAAGCCTGGCAACGCTCACCATCGTTCCGACATCCGGGTAGGTGTTCCCACCGAGCGGGTGAGAAAGGATCTCATGCGACCTTCGGAGCAACAGCAGACCCATCGACTCTTCGTGCGCGCACTCCAACACGAAACCATCAGCTGTGAGCATGCCGGATGTCCGGGGCCGGTCGAGACGGTCGACCAATCTCAGACGCGCGATCGGGTGAAAACATTCGACCTGCGCTGTGAGCGGTGCGGCTGGCACACGCGTCTCACGGGGCAGGAACAACTCACCCCACCGTGG from the Nitrospira sp. genome contains:
- a CDS encoding OmpH family outer membrane protein codes for the protein MGVKWQGAGQRAAVVGVLVAATLGLFSTSPAAEFKMGVIDPQVVLEKSKAGKRALDGLREYVATRQKLLSRDEEELRNTEKQIKEQASKLTDNEKKEKETSFRAKIQDYQKRAQEFNQELQGKQKELVDDYMKKIAVATQAVADKGGYQLVLDKGSEQTVKIVIFNKDTIDLTEQVIKEFDRTNK
- a CDS encoding sulfurtransferase, translating into MSHNPGFLKIVEEARGRVRECTVADVKARLDRAERFHFVDVREDDEYAQDHAAGAIHLGKGVIERDIETVLPDKHESIVLYCGGGYRSVLAADSIRLMGYTNVISMDGGIKAWRAAGYPIEKGRRP
- a CDS encoding DUF362 domain-containing protein, which encodes MSFSRRELFNNAGFGLLLLPALMRSPRTILGHLLFDPDGPLVPLKPIPDNPYRRNGRSIVAIVYGKDPRRMLPRAVDLLGGLDLMGMRGKRVLLKPNVLNDQPPPCTTNPQVVAVMAAMAKANGAAEVVVADGSGIIRLPTSANLTSTGMRAAAEAAGARVLALEDEPWVKIEAPEAQALRQFYFSRPVYESDVVINMPVIKTHRFAEYSCSLKNFVGAVHPRYRPSVTFWTGDWHERIAEINLAVHPGLTVADGTTTMIEGGPTSGTPSKTDLVICSGDRVAVDLVAIALLRFFGTWPKLQGKRIGDQRQIKRAAALGLGVGSGQDIELVTEAVDPAPPAFERLVEHIRRELLSV
- a CDS encoding PA0069 family radical SAM protein produces the protein MAVKLVSNPPNRFESTRREALEPSSRVEIQLFEDDTHQILSRNDSPDLPFRWSVNPYRGCFHACAYCYARPSHEYWGFGAGSDFESKIVLKRRAADLLKQAFEKRTWDGELIVFSGNTDCYQPIESTLGLTRACLEVCAAYRNPVGIITKGALPVRDLDLFKQLQEQAWIRVYFSIAFADDETARLVEPQAPTVSKRFETMRILSEAGIPTGISVAPIIPGLNEEAIPELLSRAKSAGATSATCSLLRMPGNVEAVFLDRMREAFPDRISKIIHRLQEVRGGKLSEGEFFSRHHGNGTYWRCVEQLFDVGRRRAGFVEDDRPVPGTFRRPTAQQSLFD
- the serS gene encoding serine--tRNA ligase; this encodes MYDLRVLRDNLDILRDQLGSRGKDVAWEDLRTLTEDRRTRTIQVEELRHQLKKGSDDVARLKREKQPADEAMAAMKALGETIKSHEEQLRVVEEQLAHIALRIPNLPHASVPDGRDEAGNIEVRRWGTPPQLSAPAQSHWDLGEALGILDFDRAVRMAKARFAVLTGLGARLERALINYMLDMHTTQHGYREVLPPLLVNRTAMTGTGQLPKFEDDLFQLRDEELFLIPTAEVPVTNLHREEILAEESLPIRYTAYTPCFRREAGSYGKDTRGLIRLHQFNKVELVAFVRPEQSYDELERLTSHAEAVLQGLGLHYRVITLCKGDMGFSAAKTYDIEVWLPSQQTFREISSCSNFEAFQARRANIRCRTKAGKKDNKPEFIHTLNGSGLAVGRTLVAILENYQQPDGTVTVPTVLQPYMGGIQTIERS